A single genomic interval of Roseomonas aeriglobus harbors:
- the mutM gene encoding bifunctional DNA-formamidopyrimidine glycosylase/DNA-(apurinic or apyrimidinic site) lyase, which yields MPELPEVETTVRGLRPVLDGQRLSSVVTRRGDLRRPFPAELAQRMTGATVTGLRRRAKYGLIDTDRGDTMIFHLGMSGRWRVDPDELLTHDHLVIETTAGRRLALNDARRFGSVDLVPTADVADWPAFRALGPEPLGADFTATHLDRAFDGRIASIKQLLLDQRIVAGLGNIYVCEALYEARIRPSKPAGQVSRAKLARLVEGVHLVLNAAIEAGGSTLRDYARPDGELGYFSKQFKVYGREGLPCECGGIVARYVEGGRSTFWCPKCQK from the coding sequence GTGCCGGAACTTCCCGAAGTCGAAACCACCGTCCGCGGGCTGAGGCCTGTGCTCGATGGTCAGCGCCTATCGTCCGTCGTCACCCGGCGCGGCGATCTGCGGCGGCCGTTCCCGGCGGAGCTGGCGCAACGGATGACCGGGGCGACCGTCACGGGCCTCAGGCGCCGCGCGAAATACGGGCTGATCGACACCGACCGCGGCGACACCATGATATTCCACCTCGGCATGTCGGGGCGATGGCGGGTCGACCCGGACGAGCTGCTGACTCATGACCATCTGGTGATCGAAACCACTGCCGGGCGGCGGCTGGCGCTCAACGATGCGCGGCGATTCGGGTCGGTCGACCTGGTGCCGACCGCCGACGTCGCCGACTGGCCGGCGTTCCGCGCGCTCGGGCCGGAGCCCTTGGGAGCGGACTTCACCGCCACCCATCTCGACCGGGCGTTCGACGGGCGAATCGCGTCGATCAAGCAGTTGCTGCTCGACCAGCGCATCGTCGCGGGGCTCGGCAACATCTATGTCTGCGAGGCGCTGTACGAGGCGCGCATCCGCCCGTCGAAGCCGGCCGGGCAGGTGTCTCGCGCCAAGCTCGCGCGATTGGTCGAGGGCGTGCATCTGGTGCTGAACGCCGCGATCGAGGCGGGGGGATCGACGCTGCGTGATTATGCGCGGCCGGACGGGGAGCTCGGTTACTTCTCGAAGCAGTTCAAGGTGTATGGGCGCGAAGGGCTGCCGTGCGAATGCGGCGGGATCGTCGCGCGCTATGTCGAGGGCGGGCGGTCGACGTTTTGGTGTCCGAAGTGTCAGAAGTGA
- the rpsT gene encoding 30S ribosomal protein S20, with protein MANTPQAKKRIRRNERRAEINGNRLGRIRTFVKKLESALAAGDKDAATAAIAQVQPELARGVAKGVLHKNTASRKFSRLTKRLAALG; from the coding sequence ATGGCGAATACGCCTCAGGCGAAGAAGCGCATCCGTCGCAACGAGCGTCGCGCGGAAATCAACGGCAACCGTCTCGGCCGTATCCGGACTTTCGTGAAGAAGCTCGAATCGGCGCTCGCCGCCGGCGACAAGGATGCCGCGACCGCCGCGATCGCGCAGGTTCAGCCGGAACTGGCCCGTGGCGTTGCCAAGGGCGTGCTCCACAAGAACACCGCGTCGCGCAAGTTCTCGCGCCTGACCAAGCGTCTCGCCGCCCTCGGCTGA
- the ubiB gene encoding 2-polyprenylphenol 6-hydroxylase, whose amino-acid sequence MTSTVTHLWRLLKWGRTLARHGALRGIERDPNTPAPVRRLARIARFGARVPKVPQYAEAFQAIGPAAIKLGQTLATRPDLVGEDAAHDLLRLQDSLPPVPFDEIRARIENSFGRPISAMFAEFEEEPIGAASIAQVHRAITTEGRRVAVKVLRPGVEDNFARAIDTYEWAAAQLEGLGGEANRLRPRLVIETFKRWTARELDLRREGASASELAEGMEAEPDFVVPAIDWQRTTGKVLTLEWIDGIKLSNRDGLIAAGYDVPVLASKLVRAFLRQAISDGFFHADMHQGNLFALPGNRIAAIDFGIMGRIDRRARVWLAEILYGLITGDYKRVAEIHFEAGYVPPHHNVAEFATALRAVGEPMRGLPVKDMSVGAMLDGLFAITRDFDMQTQPHLLLLQKTMVMVEGVATRLDPDINMWDVSGPFIREWIRTELGPEAWAADRIVTDLKTFARLPDLIRNIEARYPAPGGAPPAPPLREIQVVRVGGGWRYAAVAILSAAVAVAATLWVA is encoded by the coding sequence ATGACCTCCACCGTCACCCACCTCTGGCGCTTGCTGAAATGGGGCCGCACGCTCGCGCGCCATGGGGCTTTGCGCGGGATCGAGCGTGATCCGAACACCCCCGCCCCGGTCCGTCGCCTCGCCCGCATCGCGCGGTTCGGCGCCCGCGTGCCCAAGGTGCCGCAGTACGCGGAAGCCTTCCAGGCGATCGGCCCGGCGGCGATCAAGCTCGGCCAGACGCTCGCCACCCGCCCCGACCTGGTCGGTGAAGACGCCGCGCACGACCTGCTGCGGCTGCAGGATTCGCTGCCCCCCGTCCCCTTCGACGAGATCCGCGCGCGGATCGAGAACAGCTTCGGCCGCCCGATCAGCGCAATGTTCGCCGAGTTCGAGGAGGAGCCGATCGGCGCCGCCTCGATCGCGCAGGTCCACCGTGCGATCACGACCGAGGGCAGACGCGTCGCCGTCAAGGTCCTGCGCCCGGGCGTCGAGGACAATTTCGCCCGCGCCATCGACACCTATGAATGGGCCGCCGCTCAGCTGGAAGGGCTGGGTGGCGAGGCGAACCGCCTGCGCCCGCGCCTGGTGATCGAGACGTTCAAGCGCTGGACCGCGCGCGAGCTCGACCTGCGCCGCGAGGGCGCATCAGCCTCCGAACTCGCCGAGGGGATGGAGGCCGAGCCCGACTTCGTCGTCCCCGCGATCGACTGGCAGCGCACGACCGGCAAGGTACTGACGCTGGAATGGATCGATGGCATCAAGCTGTCGAACCGCGACGGGCTGATCGCAGCCGGATATGACGTGCCGGTGCTGGCCTCGAAGCTGGTCCGCGCGTTTCTGCGCCAAGCGATTTCGGACGGCTTCTTCCATGCCGACATGCACCAGGGCAATCTGTTCGCCCTGCCCGGCAATCGCATCGCCGCGATCGACTTCGGTATCATGGGCCGGATCGATCGTCGCGCGCGGGTGTGGCTGGCCGAAATCCTCTACGGCCTGATCACCGGCGATTATAAGCGTGTCGCCGAAATCCATTTCGAGGCGGGCTATGTGCCCCCGCATCACAATGTCGCGGAATTCGCGACGGCGCTGCGTGCGGTGGGCGAGCCGATGCGCGGACTGCCGGTCAAGGATATGTCGGTCGGCGCGATGCTCGATGGGCTGTTCGCGATCACCCGCGATTTCGACATGCAGACCCAGCCCCACCTGCTGCTGCTGCAGAAGACGATGGTGATGGTCGAGGGCGTCGCGACCCGGCTCGATCCCGACATCAACATGTGGGATGTCTCGGGGCCCTTCATCCGCGAATGGATTCGTACCGAACTGGGGCCGGAAGCCTGGGCCGCCGATCGCATCGTCACCGACCTGAAGACGTTCGCGCGCCTGCCCGACCTCATTCGCAATATCGAGGCACGCTATCCCGCGCCCGGCGGCGCCCCGCCGGCTCCACCTTTGCGCGAAATCCAGGTCGTGCGGGTCGGTGGCGGCTGGCGCTACGCGGCGGTCGCGATCCTGTCGGCAGCCGTGGCGGTCGCAGCGACGCTGTGGGTGGCGTGA
- the murJ gene encoding murein biosynthesis integral membrane protein MurJ, with translation MNLVRALGSIGSLTLASRVLALVRDSLQATYVGASFASDAFLVAFRLPNMFRAFFAEGAFSAAFIPMFNRKVSEGGGEMGMALAFAERALAVLFAILVLFTVAMLAAAWPITWALSGGFTRQAPSPEQFDFAVTLSRITIPYLMLISLASLLGGILNSLHKFWVNAAAPILLNIAMVTALLFFHGDPYQTAQAQAVAVPVGGILQLAWLAWACHRAGISLKLRPPRLDPEVRALLKLILPAAAGAGAVQINLLVSTALAGYLLDEGSISYIYYADRLNQLPLGLIGIGLGTILLPTVSRLLTSGREAEAMATQNRGIELALFLTLPATAALMIAAEPIVRGLFQHGQFTAEDTRRCAWALSAFSAGLPAYVLIKVLTPGFYAREDTRTPVRFATISVGVNLILNLALIPLIKHVGPPLATAISATVNLALLYATLAKRGHFIADAQVKRRVPRLLVAAVLMGATLWAGQRLLDPLLLGSLWQRFAGLALLVGAGGVIYALACFATGAYRPADLKQLTARRASAAPKD, from the coding sequence ATGAACCTCGTCCGCGCCCTGGGCTCGATCGGCAGCCTGACGCTCGCCAGCCGCGTGCTGGCGCTGGTGCGCGACTCGCTCCAGGCGACCTATGTAGGTGCGAGCTTCGCCTCCGACGCCTTCCTGGTCGCGTTTCGCCTGCCCAACATGTTCCGCGCCTTCTTTGCCGAGGGCGCGTTTTCGGCTGCGTTCATCCCGATGTTCAACCGCAAGGTGAGCGAGGGCGGCGGTGAGATGGGCATGGCCCTCGCCTTTGCCGAACGCGCATTGGCGGTACTGTTCGCGATCCTGGTGCTGTTCACGGTCGCCATGCTGGCGGCGGCTTGGCCGATCACCTGGGCGCTGTCGGGCGGCTTCACCCGCCAGGCCCCGAGCCCCGAACAGTTCGACTTCGCCGTCACGCTCTCGCGGATCACCATCCCCTATCTGATGCTGATCAGCCTCGCCTCGCTGCTGGGCGGCATCCTGAATTCGCTGCACAAATTCTGGGTCAACGCCGCCGCGCCGATCCTGCTGAACATCGCGATGGTGACCGCGCTGCTGTTCTTCCACGGCGACCCCTATCAGACCGCACAGGCTCAGGCGGTTGCGGTGCCGGTCGGCGGCATCCTTCAACTCGCCTGGCTGGCCTGGGCCTGCCATCGCGCCGGCATTTCGCTCAAGCTTCGTCCGCCTCGGCTCGATCCCGAGGTCCGCGCGCTGCTGAAACTGATCCTGCCCGCTGCGGCGGGCGCGGGCGCGGTGCAGATCAATCTGCTCGTCTCGACCGCCCTTGCCGGTTACCTGCTCGACGAAGGGTCGATTTCCTACATCTATTACGCCGACCGGCTGAACCAGTTGCCGCTCGGGCTGATCGGCATCGGTCTTGGCACCATCCTGCTGCCGACGGTGTCGCGCCTGCTGACGTCGGGCCGCGAGGCCGAAGCGATGGCGACACAGAACCGCGGGATCGAACTCGCGCTGTTCCTGACCCTGCCCGCTACCGCCGCGCTGATGATCGCCGCAGAGCCGATCGTCCGCGGGCTGTTCCAACACGGCCAGTTCACTGCCGAGGACACCCGACGCTGCGCCTGGGCGCTGTCGGCTTTCTCCGCCGGCCTGCCCGCCTATGTCCTCATCAAGGTGTTGACGCCGGGTTTCTACGCGCGCGAGGACACCAGGACGCCGGTGCGGTTCGCGACGATTTCGGTCGGCGTGAACCTGATCCTCAACCTCGCGCTCATCCCGCTGATCAAACATGTCGGCCCGCCGCTCGCGACCGCGATCTCGGCGACCGTCAATCTCGCGCTCCTCTACGCCACGCTGGCGAAGCGCGGGCATTTCATCGCCGATGCGCAGGTGAAGCGCCGCGTGCCGCGGCTGCTGGTCGCGGCGGTGCTGATGGGCGCGACTCTCTGGGCTGGGCAGCGGCTGCTCGACCCGCTGCTGCTCGGCAGCCTGTGGCAGCGGTTCGCCGGGCTCGCCCTGCTCGTCGGCGCGGGCGGCGTCATCTACGCCCTGGCCTGTTTCGCGACCGGGGCCTATCGCCCGGCCGACCTCAAGCAACTGACCGCGCGCCGCGCCAGCGCCGCCCCTAAGGACTGA
- the secB gene encoding protein-export chaperone SecB, producing MAEDFSAAGEPMSNGADTAPVAGVISQYIKDFSFENPNAPAIYQSAGGAPKIDIGFNIGAAQVGEDVHEVILKIDAKAETDDGTVAFVVDLTYAGLFGLRNIPDEHVQPFLLGEAPRILFPFARRVVADAVRDGGFPPLMLDPIDFGQLYLQQLAQQEQLATGEPAGQA from the coding sequence ATGGCCGAAGATTTCAGCGCCGCCGGCGAACCGATGAGCAATGGCGCCGACACCGCCCCCGTCGCGGGCGTTATTTCACAGTATATCAAGGACTTCTCGTTCGAGAATCCGAACGCACCGGCGATCTATCAGTCGGCCGGCGGCGCGCCCAAGATCGACATCGGCTTCAACATCGGCGCGGCGCAGGTCGGCGAGGACGTCCACGAAGTCATTCTGAAGATCGACGCCAAGGCGGAAACCGACGACGGCACCGTCGCCTTCGTCGTCGACCTGACCTACGCCGGGCTGTTCGGCCTGCGCAACATTCCGGACGAGCATGTCCAGCCGTTCCTGCTGGGCGAAGCGCCGCGTATCCTGTTCCCCTTCGCCCGCCGCGTCGTGGCCGATGCGGTCCGCGACGGCGGCTTCCCGCCGCTGATGCTCGACCCGATCGACTTCGGTCAGCTCTATCTGCAGCAGCTGGCGCAGCAGGAGCAGCTGGCGACCGGCGAGCCAGCGGGTCAGGCGTAA
- the coaBC gene encoding bifunctional phosphopantothenoylcysteine decarboxylase/phosphopantothenate--cysteine ligase CoaBC → MKRILLIVGGGIAAYKACELIRLIRKAGMAVTPVLTEGGAHFVTPMTLAALAENQVYTTLWDLKDEAEMGHIQLSRAADLIVVAPATADLLARMTHGHADDLATTLLLATDTPVLAAPAMNVRMWQHAATQRNVAQLRADGITVMDPDEGAMACGEYGPGRLPEPAAILAAIEHYFAGAGPLTGRHVLVTAGPTHEPIDPVRYIANRSSGKQGYAIAGALAELGARVTLVSGPVTLPTPRGVDRVDVETAREMADAVAAALPADAAVMVAAVADWYVEAAAQKLKKGEGAPPLALHTNPDILATLAHSPDRPRLVVGFAAETERVVDHATAKRARKGADWIVANDVSGPPGSSVMGGDANTVHLVTADGVEDWEPLAKDAVARRLAQRIAAALG, encoded by the coding sequence ATGAAGCGCATCCTGCTGATCGTCGGCGGCGGCATCGCCGCATACAAGGCCTGCGAGCTCATCCGCCTGATCCGTAAGGCCGGCATGGCGGTAACGCCCGTACTGACGGAGGGCGGCGCGCATTTCGTCACGCCGATGACGCTGGCGGCGCTCGCCGAAAACCAGGTCTATACGACCCTGTGGGACCTGAAGGACGAGGCGGAGATGGGCCATATCCAGCTCAGCCGCGCGGCCGACCTGATCGTCGTCGCGCCGGCGACGGCCGATCTGCTCGCGCGCATGACGCACGGCCATGCCGACGATCTGGCGACGACGCTGCTGCTGGCAACGGACACGCCCGTGCTCGCCGCGCCAGCGATGAACGTGCGGATGTGGCAGCATGCCGCGACGCAGCGCAACGTCGCGCAACTGCGTGCCGATGGCATAACGGTGATGGACCCCGACGAAGGCGCGATGGCGTGCGGCGAGTATGGCCCCGGCCGCCTGCCGGAACCCGCCGCCATCCTGGCCGCAATCGAGCACTACTTCGCCGGCGCCGGGCCGCTTACGGGCAGGCACGTGCTGGTCACCGCCGGACCGACGCACGAGCCGATCGATCCGGTCCGGTACATCGCCAACCGCTCCTCGGGCAAGCAGGGCTATGCCATCGCCGGCGCGCTGGCCGAACTCGGCGCCCGTGTAACGCTCGTCTCCGGCCCGGTCACGCTGCCGACGCCCCGGGGCGTCGACCGGGTGGACGTCGAAACCGCGCGCGAGATGGCCGATGCGGTCGCCGCCGCGCTTCCTGCGGACGCCGCCGTCATGGTCGCGGCGGTGGCGGACTGGTATGTCGAGGCAGCGGCTCAGAAGCTGAAGAAGGGCGAAGGCGCGCCCCCGCTCGCGCTCCATACCAACCCCGACATCCTGGCGACGCTGGCGCACAGTCCCGACCGCCCCCGCCTGGTCGTTGGCTTCGCGGCCGAGACCGAACGCGTCGTCGACCATGCGACGGCCAAGCGCGCGCGCAAGGGGGCCGACTGGATCGTCGCCAACGATGTGTCGGGCCCACCGGGATCCAGCGTGATGGGCGGGGACGCCAACACCGTGCATCTGGTCACCGCCGATGGCGTCGAGGACTGGGAGCCGCTGGCCAAGGACGCCGTCGCGCGGCGGCTGGCGCAGCGGATAGCAGCGGCGCTGGGCTGA
- the trpS gene encoding tryptophan--tRNA ligase, producing MMRILSGIQTTGNLHLGNYLGAIKQWVAMQDTVTEQGGECLFFLADLHSLTGNITPAERTATTLEMAATLLAAGIDDRSILFNQARVPAHSELCWILQGTARMGWLNRMTQWKDKAGKNRDGASVGLFTYPVLQAADILAYQATHVPVGEDQKQHLELTRDIAEKFNTDFGVELFPLPEPLISKAAPRIMSLRDGAAKMSKSDPSDMSRVNLIDSDDLIAQKFKKARTDPDPLPDSFDALAERAEAKNLVTIYAALADTAPQTVLDQFAGQGFGAFKPALADLAIAKLAPIRDRLVQLLDDKPAVASALASGAQKARAIAEPTLKKAQQAVGLLV from the coding sequence ATCATGCGTATCCTCTCCGGCATCCAGACCACCGGCAACCTGCACCTCGGCAACTATCTGGGCGCGATCAAGCAGTGGGTGGCGATGCAGGACACCGTCACTGAACAGGGGGGGGAATGCCTGTTCTTCCTGGCCGACCTTCATTCGCTGACCGGAAACATCACGCCGGCCGAGCGCACCGCGACGACCCTGGAGATGGCGGCGACGCTGCTGGCGGCCGGAATCGACGACCGCTCGATCCTGTTCAACCAGGCGCGCGTGCCCGCGCATAGCGAGCTGTGCTGGATCCTGCAGGGCACCGCCCGCATGGGCTGGCTGAACCGGATGACGCAGTGGAAGGACAAGGCCGGCAAGAACCGCGACGGCGCTTCCGTCGGGCTGTTCACCTATCCCGTGCTCCAGGCCGCCGACATCCTGGCGTACCAGGCGACGCACGTGCCGGTCGGCGAAGACCAGAAGCAGCACTTGGAGCTGACCCGCGACATCGCCGAGAAGTTCAACACCGACTTCGGTGTCGAGCTCTTCCCGCTGCCCGAACCGCTCATTTCCAAGGCTGCACCGCGGATCATGAGCTTGCGGGACGGCGCTGCGAAAATGTCCAAGTCGGACCCCAGCGACATGAGCCGCGTGAACCTGATCGATTCGGACGACCTGATCGCCCAGAAGTTCAAAAAGGCGCGGACCGACCCCGATCCGTTGCCCGACAGCTTCGATGCGCTGGCCGAACGGGCCGAGGCGAAGAACCTCGTCACCATCTACGCCGCTTTGGCCGATACGGCGCCCCAGACCGTCCTCGACCAGTTTGCCGGCCAGGGCTTCGGCGCCTTCAAGCCCGCGCTCGCCGATCTCGCGATCGCCAAGCTTGCGCCGATTCGCGATCGGCTGGTGCAATTGCTCGACGACAAGCCTGCGGTGGCGTCGGCGCTGGCTTCGGGCGCCCAGAAGGCCCGGGCCATCGCCGAGCCGACTCTAAAGAAGGCTCAGCAAGCCGTTGGTTTGCTTGTCTGA
- the dnaA gene encoding chromosomal replication initiator protein DnaA, translating to MARIADTDDAVAKAWARVRTNLRHSAGQRLFDQWLKPATLIDGSDAEQIRIGLPSAFMTTWVKSHYADRLFYEFRAFLPSLRSVSIETVSETKPVRALTVETPAPSPEPARAPAKKSERSSFDPRFTFDRFVVDASNRVAFNAARALAEPGRPRFSPLYLHSGTGQGKTHLMHAIGQAFLDACPDATALYMPAERFMFEFVQALRARDTHAFKARLRGVDLLMIDDLQFIAGKDSTQEEFFHTVNEFMGAGKRLVIAADRSPMTLDGIEPRLLSRLGSGLVADIKSPELELRRAILTAKLGDAPDAVVPGDVMELLASRITGSVRELEGALNRVVAYAQLNGEAITLDFAIGVLGDQLRGSQRRVTIDEIQKAVSTHFDLKTIDLLSARRAVAVARPRQIAMYLAKRLTTRSLPEIGRKFGNRDHSTVIHAVRRIEELRGTDRDVDSAVNALLRQLER from the coding sequence CTGGCCAGGATTGCGGATACGGACGACGCCGTGGCGAAGGCCTGGGCGCGCGTGCGGACCAATCTGCGCCATTCGGCCGGCCAGCGGCTGTTCGACCAATGGCTCAAGCCCGCGACGCTGATCGACGGCAGCGATGCCGAGCAGATTCGTATCGGCCTGCCCAGTGCGTTCATGACGACGTGGGTGAAAAGCCACTACGCCGACCGCCTATTCTATGAATTCCGTGCTTTCCTGCCGTCGCTGCGGTCGGTGTCGATCGAGACGGTCAGCGAAACCAAGCCGGTGCGCGCGCTGACGGTCGAGACGCCGGCGCCAAGCCCGGAGCCGGCCCGCGCGCCGGCCAAGAAGAGCGAACGGTCGAGTTTCGACCCGCGCTTCACCTTCGACCGGTTCGTCGTCGATGCGTCGAATCGCGTGGCGTTCAACGCAGCGCGCGCCCTTGCCGAACCGGGCCGGCCGCGGTTCAGCCCGCTGTACCTCCATTCGGGCACGGGGCAGGGCAAGACGCATCTGATGCACGCGATCGGCCAGGCGTTCCTGGATGCATGCCCGGACGCGACCGCGCTCTACATGCCGGCGGAGCGGTTCATGTTCGAGTTCGTGCAGGCACTCCGCGCGCGGGACACGCACGCGTTCAAGGCGCGGCTGCGTGGCGTCGACCTGCTGATGATCGACGATCTGCAGTTCATCGCGGGCAAGGATTCGACGCAGGAAGAATTCTTCCACACGGTCAACGAGTTCATGGGTGCGGGCAAGCGGCTGGTGATCGCGGCCGATCGCAGCCCGATGACGCTAGACGGCATCGAGCCGCGGCTGCTGTCGCGTCTGGGGTCGGGCCTGGTCGCCGATATCAAGTCGCCCGAGCTGGAGCTGCGTCGCGCGATCCTGACCGCCAAGCTCGGCGACGCGCCCGACGCCGTGGTGCCGGGCGACGTGATGGAGCTGCTCGCCAGCCGCATCACTGGTAGTGTCCGCGAACTGGAAGGCGCGCTCAACCGCGTCGTCGCCTATGCCCAGCTGAACGGTGAGGCGATCACGCTCGACTTCGCGATCGGCGTGCTGGGCGATCAGCTGCGGGGCAGCCAGCGTCGCGTGACGATCGACGAGATCCAGAAGGCGGTCTCGACGCATTTCGACCTGAAGACGATCGACCTGCTGTCGGCGCGCCGTGCCGTCGCGGTCGCGCGGCCCCGCCAGATAGCCATGTATCTCGCCAAGCGTCTGACGACCCGGTCGCTCCCGGAAATCGGCCGCAAGTTCGGCAACCGCGACCATTCGACCGTGATCCATGCGGTGCGCCGGATCGAGGAACTGCGCGGCACGGATCGCGACGTCGATAGCGCGGTGAACGCGCTGCTTCGGCAGTTGGAGCGCTGA
- a CDS encoding class I SAM-dependent methyltransferase, whose amino-acid sequence MTDTVSFGYEDVAPEEKTERVGAVFRNVASRYDLMNDAMSGGMHRLWKDRFVARVKPRPGEQLLDMAGGTGDIAFRLAKSGASVTVADINPAMLEVGMERAAERGIDGLVWTEANAETLQFPDRFFDAYTIAFGIRNVTDIPKALREAHRVLRRGGRFFCLEFSTTTWPLFGDVYDAYSHKLVPKLGKLLANDEDSYRYLIESIRRFPNMPTFERMIGEAGFVQTKVEPLLGGLVAIHSGWKI is encoded by the coding sequence ATGACTGACACCGTGTCCTTCGGCTATGAAGACGTCGCCCCGGAAGAGAAGACTGAGCGCGTTGGCGCCGTGTTCAGGAATGTGGCGAGCCGCTACGACCTGATGAACGATGCGATGTCGGGCGGCATGCACCGGCTGTGGAAGGACCGGTTCGTCGCTCGGGTGAAGCCGCGGCCGGGCGAGCAGCTGCTCGACATGGCGGGCGGCACCGGCGACATCGCCTTCCGCCTGGCGAAGTCGGGCGCAAGCGTGACCGTCGCCGATATCAACCCCGCGATGCTCGAGGTCGGCATGGAGCGCGCGGCAGAACGCGGGATCGACGGCCTGGTCTGGACCGAAGCGAATGCCGAGACGCTGCAATTCCCGGATCGGTTCTTCGATGCCTATACGATCGCGTTCGGCATCCGAAACGTGACCGACATCCCGAAGGCTTTGCGTGAAGCGCACCGCGTTCTGCGCCGGGGCGGCCGGTTCTTCTGCCTGGAATTCTCGACGACGACCTGGCCGTTGTTCGGCGACGTCTATGACGCCTATTCGCACAAGCTGGTGCCCAAACTCGGCAAGCTGCTGGCGAACGACGAGGACAGCTATCGCTACCTCATCGAGTCGATCCGGCGCTTCCCAAACATGCCGACGTTCGAGCGGATGATCGGCGAGGCGGGCTTCGTTCAGACGAAGGTCGAACCGCTCTTGGGCGGGCTGGTCGCGATCCATTCGGGTTGGAAGATTTGA
- a CDS encoding Tim44 domain-containing protein: MLVYVILLAMVAAFLALRLYSVLGKRTGHEQQPLPRAAEDRPVAQAVPRTIDLTPEVRESGPRAVETGAEGGLRQIVQADSTFDVAQFIEGAKGAYRMVLEAFWKGDRETLAFLVEDNVRAEFEGAIDAREAAGETLENRLVSIERAAITDASVTGKVARITVRFDADIAAVTRDKDGVVIAGSMTDAVETHDEWTFVRDLKSGDPNWKLADTDEA; the protein is encoded by the coding sequence GTGTTAGTTTACGTCATCCTGCTCGCGATGGTTGCGGCGTTTCTGGCGCTCCGTCTCTATTCCGTGCTCGGCAAGCGCACGGGGCATGAGCAGCAACCGCTGCCGCGGGCGGCCGAGGATCGCCCGGTCGCGCAGGCCGTGCCGCGCACGATCGACTTGACGCCGGAGGTGCGCGAAAGCGGCCCGCGCGCGGTGGAGACGGGGGCCGAAGGGGGTCTGCGTCAGATCGTTCAGGCGGATTCGACCTTTGACGTCGCGCAGTTCATTGAGGGCGCCAAGGGTGCCTATCGTATGGTGCTCGAGGCGTTCTGGAAGGGCGACCGCGAGACGCTCGCCTTCCTGGTCGAAGACAATGTCCGCGCCGAATTCGAAGGAGCGATCGACGCGCGCGAAGCCGCGGGCGAGACGTTGGAAAATCGCCTGGTGTCGATCGAACGCGCCGCCATCACCGATGCGTCGGTGACGGGCAAGGTCGCACGGATCACCGTGCGCTTCGATGCCGACATCGCCGCGGTGACGCGCGACAAGGACGGCGTCGTGATCGCCGGATCGATGACCGATGCGGTCGAGACGCACGACGAATGGACCTTCGTCCGCGATCTCAAGTCGGGCGATCCGAATTGGAAGCTGGCGGATACCGACGAGGCGTAA
- a CDS encoding PAS domain S-box protein, whose product MTWALDSIAASWTAINRSLAVVEFTPAGIILEANTLFCAATGYTRSALIGRHHRILCHADYAASDAYADFWRKLGRGDFDQGEYCRLDAAGNEIWLQATYNPVFGSDGRPERILKIATDISAAKRTALALDDTFAQLDTIVRTIGAIAQQTNLLALNATIEAARAGNAGRGFAVVATEVKKLASDTRLATERATEMMARRAA is encoded by the coding sequence ATGACTTGGGCATTGGACAGTATCGCGGCGAGCTGGACAGCGATCAACCGCTCCTTGGCGGTCGTCGAATTCACCCCCGCCGGCATCATTCTTGAAGCCAACACGCTCTTCTGCGCCGCTACGGGTTATACTCGGTCGGCGTTGATCGGTCGGCATCACCGTATCCTGTGCCATGCGGACTATGCCGCGTCGGACGCCTATGCCGATTTCTGGCGCAAGCTCGGTCGTGGCGATTTCGACCAGGGCGAATATTGTCGGCTTGATGCCGCGGGGAACGAGATCTGGCTGCAGGCGACCTATAATCCTGTCTTCGGATCCGACGGTCGCCCCGAACGCATTCTGAAGATCGCCACCGACATATCGGCCGCCAAGCGCACCGCTCTCGCACTCGACGACACGTTCGCTCAGCTCGATACCATCGTCCGTACGATCGGCGCGATCGCACAGCAGACGAATCTGCTCGCCCTAAACGCCACGATCGAGGCCGCGCGGGCGGGCAACGCAGGACGTGGCTTCGCCGTCGTCGCGACGGAAGTGAAGAAGCTGGCGAGCGACACCCGCCTCGCGACCGAGCGCGCAACCGAGATGATGGCGCGCCGCGCCGCCTGA